Proteins encoded together in one Shewanella oneidensis MR-1 window:
- a CDS encoding TonB-dependent hemoglobin/transferrin/lactoferrin family receptor has translation MKPLPLSLCALAVASALPVWAEEQAKPLINEVIVVSGSRMEQNIEQVAGSILVIDEEAIERNMSNDFGSLFRNESAVDIKGGAGKPTSVTIRGIGGNRVMMVKDGVRVNNQYASPLGPGAEGTGRGLTEVQSLKQIEVVKAAASTMYGSDALGGVVVMRTKDASDYLRGEDYYVSLNAGYSGINNEYSGGFTSAAAYSDFENLLTYQHRKGEELPNYFDTQPESDLLQDSLLFKSKYRFNEHTTVQLTLDYLEQTLERWEDKLNRAQVPQERIDTDRDTQVINGALQLRSDKATYLHDDLTVTAYFGQTEQLEHRDYFDLRTAARPLTEYRDYEFKDQRLGLTSTFSKYIGAEGYGHQLTYGMDYEWSQMMRHRNNNIASNGGDWQTETPFTFADTDSNRLGLFLQDDITLLNGDLNLIGGLRYDYFRNSPDQQQAMEAGKDPADFAVMSDTFWSPKVGLVYKLTDTVSAYAQYAYGYKMPTPDQKWGELEVDGGSMTDVIIQANYDLKSEQSHTWELGIRGNHADTQYELTTFDTHAVDFSDWQYVSFKPPVFGPVMQPMEFKYQYFNRDQVTLYGAEAQANHWLTDSIELWGNISYTHGTDENGQNLNSVSPLKGNLGVNWYSDIGGMETDIGAVVRWADKMDRTNDINLTIDDICVMGQCIPKESFNEVYNTAGYAVLDLTMGLHVTDNLHLRAGVYNLFDKEYVDYADVAGQSVFLLNSTMNLQKDDFTQPGRYFNLSMNYQF, from the coding sequence ATGAAACCGTTGCCGCTAAGTCTGTGCGCCCTTGCCGTAGCAAGTGCATTGCCCGTTTGGGCAGAAGAACAAGCTAAACCACTGATTAACGAAGTTATTGTGGTCTCAGGCTCCCGTATGGAACAAAACATTGAGCAGGTGGCAGGATCTATTCTGGTCATAGATGAAGAAGCCATTGAACGCAATATGAGCAATGATTTTGGTAGCCTGTTCCGTAACGAATCGGCTGTCGATATCAAGGGTGGCGCGGGCAAACCAACCTCAGTGACGATTCGCGGTATCGGCGGTAATCGGGTAATGATGGTGAAAGACGGCGTACGGGTAAATAACCAGTATGCTTCGCCATTAGGCCCAGGTGCTGAAGGCACAGGCCGTGGTTTAACCGAAGTGCAAAGTCTTAAGCAAATTGAAGTAGTTAAAGCCGCTGCATCCACTATGTACGGCTCCGATGCCCTCGGTGGCGTGGTAGTGATGCGCACAAAAGATGCCAGCGACTACCTGCGGGGCGAAGATTATTATGTGTCGCTCAATGCGGGCTATTCGGGCATCAATAACGAGTACTCCGGCGGTTTTACCAGCGCAGCGGCCTATAGCGATTTTGAGAATTTGCTAACCTACCAGCACCGCAAGGGCGAAGAGTTACCGAACTACTTTGATACTCAGCCTGAAAGCGATCTGTTACAAGACAGCCTGCTATTCAAGAGCAAATACCGTTTTAATGAGCACACCACAGTGCAGCTCACCCTCGACTACCTAGAGCAAACACTTGAACGCTGGGAAGATAAGCTCAATCGTGCCCAAGTGCCACAGGAGCGGATTGATACCGATCGCGATACCCAAGTGATCAACGGTGCCCTGCAATTGCGCTCCGATAAAGCCACTTACTTACACGATGATTTGACCGTTACCGCCTATTTTGGCCAAACAGAGCAACTCGAACACCGTGATTATTTTGATTTGCGTACCGCAGCGCGCCCACTTACCGAATATCGCGACTATGAATTTAAAGATCAGCGACTGGGTTTAACCAGCACCTTCAGCAAATACATAGGCGCTGAGGGATACGGCCATCAGCTCACCTACGGTATGGACTATGAATGGTCCCAAATGATGCGCCATCGCAACAATAATATCGCCAGTAACGGCGGTGATTGGCAAACCGAAACGCCCTTTACCTTTGCCGATACCGATAGCAACCGTTTAGGGCTATTTTTGCAGGACGATATCACCCTGTTAAATGGTGATTTAAACCTGATTGGCGGTTTACGTTATGACTATTTCCGTAACAGCCCCGACCAACAGCAAGCGATGGAAGCAGGTAAAGATCCCGCCGACTTTGCGGTAATGAGCGACACCTTTTGGTCACCCAAAGTGGGGCTCGTTTATAAACTTACCGACACAGTGAGTGCCTATGCTCAATATGCCTATGGCTATAAAATGCCTACGCCCGATCAAAAATGGGGTGAGTTAGAGGTCGATGGTGGCTCGATGACCGATGTGATCATTCAAGCCAACTATGACTTAAAGTCTGAGCAATCCCATACGTGGGAACTGGGTATCCGTGGCAATCATGCAGATACTCAATATGAACTCACCACCTTCGACACCCACGCGGTCGACTTTAGTGATTGGCAATATGTCAGCTTTAAACCGCCAGTGTTTGGTCCGGTGATGCAGCCCATGGAGTTCAAATACCAGTACTTCAACCGCGATCAAGTGACCCTCTATGGCGCAGAGGCCCAAGCCAACCATTGGCTGACAGATTCTATCGAGCTATGGGGCAATATCTCCTATACCCATGGAACCGATGAAAACGGCCAAAACCTTAACAGCGTTAGTCCGCTAAAAGGTAACCTAGGGGTGAATTGGTATAGCGATATTGGTGGAATGGAAACCGATATTGGCGCAGTGGTACGCTGGGCCGATAAGATGGACCGCACCAACGATATCAACCTGACCATTGATGATATTTGCGTGATGGGCCAATGTATTCCTAAAGAAAGCTTTAACGAAGTTTACAACACCGCGGGTTACGCCGTGCTTGACTTAACCATGGGCCTGCACGTTACCGACAATCTGCATCTGCGTGCTGGGGTGTATAACCTGTTTGATAAGGAATATGTTGACTACGCCGATGTAGCTGGCCAATCCGTGTTCTTACTCAATAGCACCATGAACTTGCAAAAGGATGATTTCACCCAACCTGGGCGTTATTTCAACCTGAGTATGAATTATCAGTTTTAA
- a CDS encoding c-type cytochrome, with amino-acid sequence MKTFIVSLLVLCGLSTAVYAEGYQVDIERGKALATAQCESCHGLAMIAMAKQFPNLRGQKPAYLNKQLVDFKAGLRLDPLMQSQVSALTAEQLQDVALFYSQQDIPNLSAN; translated from the coding sequence ATGAAAACGTTTATCGTCAGTTTGCTTGTCCTGTGCGGCTTATCCACAGCGGTTTATGCCGAAGGTTATCAAGTCGATATCGAGCGGGGTAAGGCGCTGGCCACAGCTCAATGTGAGTCATGCCATGGGCTGGCGATGATCGCCATGGCCAAGCAATTCCCCAATTTAAGGGGGCAAAAACCGGCTTACCTTAATAAGCAGTTAGTCGATTTCAAAGCGGGCTTACGCCTCGATCCGTTAATGCAATCACAGGTCAGTGCGTTAACGGCCGAGCAATTACAGGATGTGGCGCTGTTTTACAGTCAGCAAGACATCCCCAATCTCAGTGCAAATTAG